One genomic segment of Drosophila melanogaster chromosome 3R includes these proteins:
- the mey gene encoding morpheyus, isoform A, translated as MHLRSMTKKRGVSMMALLGLMLLLVDTSVAARKLPKRPAVKPLKTFPRNNATPIPPTGAGSGVATPNGSELPKPLSVEPAEAIAASPPGSIGDSSGASAAAPVPPAAASAAAVAETKADDLDPTPMATPSGSSSVDEDCEPDMIGFELITGYVLSAPSKQLETLPGTLMLTDCLEACQANESCSAVNYETGLCVMFRSTADQLPGSLSRSQYPVFTVYAQKSCFGVRPCSKAWCIDRVQGYRLPERAKASQSVATRRDCIELCLGETEFTCRSANYYAHSGLCELSDMDRITLSDEANIAAYDGADYLENNCAEEPSKLCEFKRVAGRILKTVDSVHQNVQTLDECRDLCLTAPFRCHSYDYNETGELVCRLSHHSRATLTDLSEPYLSIEEAATYEQSACYNVSIDCRSGEMITKIRTSKLFDGKVYAKGAPKSCAVNVNNSLEFDLKMRYNDLECNVRQSAYGRYMNDIVIQHHDMIVTSSDLGLAVSCQYDLTNKTVVNNVDLGVTGEIESTLSEEIIVDSPNVIMKITARDGSDMKRIAEVGDPLALRFEIVDANSPYEIFVRELVAMDGTDSAEITLIDANGCPTDQYIMSAMQKLANNRKVLLSQFDAFKFPSSELVQFRALVTPCIPRCEPVICDNDENGELKSLLSYGRRKRSVLNGTDGVELAIKSERQKRDVSHQAAGDENILLVQSIQITDKFAFNGADAPGGSGSEAGGLDGLAKLQLDLGTKSDTCINGYGFIIAGALFLLLQLTVIAVWDNMQKRALHKR; from the exons ATGCATCTGCGGTCAATGACAAAGAAACGAGGAGTCAGCATGATGGCGCTGCTGGGCTTAATGCTGCTTTTGGTGGACACCTCGGTGGCGGCACGCAAGTTGCCCAAGCGGCCGGCGGTGAAACCGTTGAAGACATTTCCGCGCAACAATGCCACACCGATTCCGCCAACGGGAGCGGGATCGGGAGTTGCGACGCCGAACGGAAGCGAGCTACCAAAACCGTTGAGCGTTGAGCCAGCGGAAGCGATTGCCGCATCGCCACCTGGTTCTATAGGTGATTCTTCTGGTGCTTCTGCCGCCGCCCCGGTGCCACCTGCcgctgcatctgctgctgctgttgcggagACCAAGGCCGATGATCTGGACCCCACTCCCATGGCAACACCTTCTGGGAGCTCTTCGGTCGACGAGGACTGCGAGCCGGATATGATTGGCTTTGAGCTCATAACAGG GTACGTGCTATCGGCGCCATCGAAGCAATTGGAAACGCTGCCCGGCACCCTCATGCTGACCGACTGCCTGGAGGCCTGCCAGGCCAATGAATCTTGCAGCGCGGTTAATTACGAGACGGGCCTGTGTGTCATGTTCCGCAGCACTGCCGATCAGTTGCCAG GTTCACTTTCCCGCTCCCAGTATCCCGTGTTCACCGTTTACGCGCAGAAATCCTGCTTCGGAGTGCGTCCCTGTTCGAAGGCCTGGTGCATCGATCGCGTCCAGGGCTACCGACTCCCTGAGCGGGCCAAGGCCAGCCAGAGTGTGGCCACGCGGCGCGACTGCATCGAGCTGTGTCTGGGCGAAACGGAGTTCACCTGCCG ATCGGCCAACTACTATGCGCACTCTGGCCTGTGCGAGCTCTCGGACATGGATCGCATTACGCTGTCGGACGAGGCAAACATCGCGGCCTACGATGGCGCCGACTATCTGGAGAACAACTGCGCCGAGGAGCCCAGCAAGCTGTGCGAGTTCAAGCGCGTAGCGGGTCGCATTCTAAAGACGGTGGACTCGGTGCACCAGAATGTTCAGACGCTGGACGAGTGCCGCGACCTCTGCCTGACGGCACCGTTCCGGTGTCATTCGTACGACTACAACGAAACCGGCGAGCTGGTGTGCCGCCTGTCCCACCACAGCCGGGCCACGCTGACGGATCTCTCGGAGCCCTACCTCTCCATCGAGGAGGCCGCCACTTACGAGCAGTCCGCCTGCTACAATGTCTCCATCGATTGCCGCTCCGGTGAGATGATAACCAAGATCAGGACCTCCAAGCTGTTCGATGGCAAGGTGTACGCCAAGGGAGCACCCAAATCTTGTGCTGTGAATGTAAACAACTCATTGGAGTTCGACCTCAAGATGCGGTACAACGACCTGGAATGCAATGTGCGTCAAAGCGCGTATGGCAGGTATATGAACGACATTGTAATCCAGCACCACGATATGATTGTCACCTCGTCCGATCTTGGGCTGGCCGTATCCTGCCAGTATGATTTGACCAACAAGACGGTGGTTAACAATGTGGATCTTGGTGTGACTGGGGAGATTGAGTCTACGCTCAGTGAGGAAATCATCGTCGATTCACCGAACGTCATCATGAAGATCACCGCACGTGATGGCAGCGACATGAAGAGGATCGCCGAGGTTGGCGATCCGCTGGCTCTGCGATTCGAGATCGTCGACGCCAACAGCCCGTACGAGATCTTTGTGAGGGAACTGGTGGCCATGGACGGGACGGACAGCGCCGAAATCACACTGATCGACGCCAACGGCTGTCCCACGGACCAGTACATAATGAGTGCCATGCAAAAGCTGGCCAACAATCGCAAGGTGCTGCTCTCACAGTTCGACGCCTTCAAGTTCCCCTCCTCGGAGCTGGTGCAGTTCCGCGCCCTGGTCACGCCCTGCATACCGCGCTGCGAACCGGTTATCTGCGACAACGATGAGAACGGCGAGCTCAAGTCGCTGCTGTCCTACGGTCGTCGCAAGCGATCGGTGCTCAACGGCACTGATGGCG TTGAGCTGGCCATTAAGTCGGAACGCCAAAAACGTGATGTGAGTCATCAGGCGGCCGGCGATGAGAACATTCTGCTGGTGCAATCGATACAAATCACCGATAAGTTCGCCTTCAATGGCGCCGATGCACCGGGAGGCAGCGGATCGGAGGCCGGTGGTCTGGATGGCCTGGCCAAATTGCAACTGGATCTGGGCACCAAATCGGACACTTGCATAAACGGCTATG GCTTCATAATTGCCGGGGCTCTGttcctgctgctccagctgaCGGTCATTGCAGTCTGGGACAATATGCAGAAGCGAGCGTTACACAAGCGGTAA